The proteins below are encoded in one region of Sphingobium yanoikuyae:
- a CDS encoding lasso RiPP family leader peptide-containing protein — protein sequence MEKESYESPELVELGSFESLTQGTSYGESLDATFPDGTPRGELTFS from the coding sequence ATGGAAAAGGAGTCTTATGAATCGCCCGAGCTCGTCGAACTCGGCTCGTTCGAATCGCTGACGCAGGGCACGTCCTATGGCGAAAGCCTGGACGCGACCTTCCCGGACGGTACGCCGCGCGGCGA